A genomic window from Sphingobacterium spiritivorum includes:
- a CDS encoding branched-chain amino acid transaminase — protein MQYYNNNTLIYLDGDFVKASQAGVDFYGQALHYGYGAFEGLRAYNTHNGTRIFKAEQHFERLQQSCEAINIPYKWNNRELVEKTYELLALNNLREAYVRPLVLSGSNMHLTSATDSKILIAAWEWGPYLGQNLLKVCISNIQRPNPKAFPVNSKISGQYINSILASSEAIKKGFDEALLLDQNGFVVQASSENLFIEKDFRIYTAPQQDAFPGITRQTVINICRNLNFEIIEKPLTVEEVYAADSAFLCGTAAEIIGIRQVDHIEYKEDWEHTIGASIQRRYKNLVLENENYEVII, from the coding sequence ATGCAATATTACAATAACAATACACTTATCTACCTAGATGGGGACTTTGTAAAAGCGTCCCAGGCAGGTGTTGACTTTTATGGTCAGGCATTACATTATGGATATGGTGCATTCGAAGGTTTGCGCGCATATAACACACACAACGGAACCCGTATCTTCAAAGCTGAGCAGCACTTTGAAAGATTACAGCAATCCTGTGAAGCCATCAATATTCCGTACAAATGGAATAACCGTGAACTGGTAGAGAAAACCTACGAACTGCTGGCGCTGAATAATCTGCGCGAAGCTTATGTACGTCCTTTGGTTCTTTCGGGATCCAATATGCACCTTACCTCAGCTACAGATTCTAAAATCCTTATTGCAGCATGGGAATGGGGTCCTTATCTGGGACAAAACTTATTGAAAGTATGTATTTCCAATATTCAACGTCCCAACCCAAAGGCCTTCCCTGTCAATTCAAAGATCAGTGGTCAATATATCAACTCGATCCTGGCCAGCAGCGAAGCCATTAAGAAAGGATTTGATGAAGCATTATTACTGGATCAGAATGGTTTCGTAGTACAGGCATCAAGTGAAAATCTGTTTATTGAAAAAGATTTCAGGATCTATACAGCACCTCAACAGGATGCCTTCCCGGGAATAACCCGTCAGACAGTCATTAATATCTGTAGAAATCTGAATTTCGAAATCATTGAAAAGCCACTGACAGTAGAAGAAGTATATGCTGCAGACAGCGCCTTTCTCTGCGGTACTGCTGCCGAGATCATAGGCATCAGACAAGTGGATCACATAGAATATAAAGAAGATTGGGAGCATACAATCGGAGCTTCCATACAAAGAAGATATAAAAACCTAGTATTAGAGAACGAAAACTATGAAGTCATCATCTAA
- the atpC gene encoding ATP synthase F1 subunit epsilon, whose protein sequence is MKLTIITPDKLAYEGDVTAVTVPGSAGSFQILKNHAPIVSTLEDGPVIIKAGNNEEVLNIKGGVIEVKNNVIIVLAEGIIQE, encoded by the coding sequence ATGAAACTCACAATTATTACTCCAGACAAGTTGGCTTATGAAGGCGACGTTACAGCAGTAACAGTCCCTGGATCTGCCGGCTCATTTCAAATATTAAAAAACCACGCACCTATCGTCTCTACATTAGAGGATGGTCCGGTTATTATTAAGGCTGGAAACAATGAAGAGGTCCTTAACATTAAAGGTGGAGTAATTGAAGTAAAAAACAATGTCATTATTGTCCTGGCAGAGGGCATTATACAAGAATAG
- the atpD gene encoding F0F1 ATP synthase subunit beta: protein MPQIGKIAQIIGPVVDVNFAGNENLPKIYDALYIEKENGQRIVLEVQQHLGEDCVRTIAMDATEGLVRGMKVVDTGAPIKMPIGEEIKGRVFNVVGDAIDGIENLDKTNGRPIHNVPPKFEDLSTESEVLFTGIKVIDLLEPYAKGGKIGLFGGAGVGKTVLIQELINNIAKGHGGLSVFAGVGERTREGNDLLREMLESGIIKYGDHFMEGMEKGEWPLETVDQELMKESKCTFVFGQMNEPPGARARVALSGLTVAEYFRDGEGDGQGKDVLFFIDNIFRFTQAGSEVSALLGRMPSAVGYQPTLATEMGLMQERITSTKNGSITSVQAVYVPADDLTDPAPATTFAHLDATTVLSRKIAELGIYPAVDPLDSTSRILSPAVLGDEHYNTAQRVKEILQRYKELQDIIAILGMDELSEEDKQTVHRARRVQRFLSQPFHVAEQFTGLKGVLVDIKDTIKGFNMIIDGEVDEYPEAAFNLVGSIEEAIEKGKKLLAEAV, encoded by the coding sequence ATGCCCCAAATTGGTAAAATAGCGCAGATTATCGGCCCAGTTGTTGACGTCAACTTCGCCGGCAATGAAAATCTTCCTAAAATCTATGATGCATTGTACATCGAGAAAGAGAATGGACAACGTATCGTTTTAGAGGTACAACAACACTTAGGTGAGGATTGTGTTCGTACTATTGCCATGGACGCTACCGAAGGATTGGTGCGTGGAATGAAAGTTGTAGACACAGGAGCTCCTATCAAAATGCCGATTGGAGAAGAAATCAAAGGACGTGTATTTAACGTTGTTGGTGACGCCATTGACGGGATCGAAAATCTAGACAAAACAAATGGTCGTCCTATTCACAATGTACCTCCTAAATTTGAAGATCTGTCAACAGAATCAGAAGTTCTTTTCACAGGTATCAAAGTAATCGATTTATTAGAGCCTTACGCTAAAGGTGGTAAGATCGGATTATTCGGTGGTGCCGGCGTAGGTAAAACAGTATTGATCCAGGAACTGATCAACAACATCGCTAAAGGTCACGGTGGTCTTTCGGTATTTGCTGGTGTAGGTGAGCGTACCCGTGAAGGTAATGACTTACTTCGCGAGATGTTGGAATCAGGTATTATCAAATATGGTGATCACTTCATGGAAGGCATGGAAAAAGGCGAATGGCCTTTGGAAACTGTTGATCAGGAATTGATGAAAGAATCAAAATGTACGTTTGTATTCGGTCAGATGAATGAGCCTCCGGGTGCACGTGCCCGTGTAGCATTATCAGGACTGACTGTTGCAGAATACTTCCGTGATGGTGAAGGTGACGGACAGGGAAAAGACGTACTTTTCTTTATTGATAACATCTTCCGTTTTACACAGGCAGGATCTGAAGTATCAGCGTTATTAGGGCGTATGCCTTCAGCGGTAGGTTACCAACCAACTCTTGCAACAGAGATGGGTCTGATGCAAGAGCGTATCACCTCAACTAAAAACGGATCAATCACTTCCGTACAGGCTGTATATGTACCTGCCGATGACTTGACTGACCCTGCTCCGGCGACAACTTTTGCTCACCTGGATGCAACAACAGTATTATCCCGTAAAATTGCAGAATTAGGTATCTATCCGGCGGTGGATCCATTGGATTCTACTTCACGTATCCTTTCTCCGGCAGTATTAGGAGATGAGCACTACAATACAGCTCAGCGCGTAAAAGAAATTTTACAACGTTATAAAGAACTTCAGGATATCATTGCTATCTTAGGTATGGATGAATTATCAGAAGAAGATAAGCAGACCGTTCACCGCGCACGTCGTGTACAACGTTTCTTATCTCAGCCATTCCACGTAGCAGAGCAGTTTACAGGTTTGAAAGGTGTATTAGTAGACATCAAAGATACTATCAAAGGATTTAACATGATCATTGACGGTGAAGTAGATGAATACCCTGAAGCAGCTTTCAACTTAGTAGGTAGCATAGAAGAAGCTATTGAAAAAGGTAAAAAATTATTAGCAGAAGCAGTATAA
- a CDS encoding SusC/RagA family TonB-linked outer membrane protein → MIHYLYHALFLTCGLLFFCQTGRADLIENKYHSSYSLSHSYFASDSIEIRGKVTDSAGMAIEGVVVTEKGTSNSGLTDQNGEFKIAADPNGILVVIKSGFKNKEVHVNNQRLVEISLSSGKAEAETETDADSVVTRQDSATVVQTPDSAGTVKPAVTDSSAVKQYSSSQVVSGKQASVSGIVNGPKGPLPGVTVTVVGTNQATNTDESGKFQIAAGPKNKIKFSSIGYKALTQTVGNRKDIQVVLSSETNVLDSVQVVAVGYGTMNRATLPSAVSSIGANEIKDEVLPSITQAIQGKAGGVQVTQKSGSPGGGISIRVRGTTSINASSDPLYVVDGIPVNSTTNFTGGSTFDFGGGTQGINVLSSINPSDVQSIEILKDAASSSIYGSRAANGVVLITTKKGVAGQSEFNFNMYEGFSQVPRERYYDFMNTEQYQDYMKDYYKILQEKDPNATIPDQIFSNSNVNTDWQDAIFRNAGTRSYELSARGGSEKTQYYTSVGYMKQGGVLLGSDFNRLSGRINLNHQHNDKLRFSTAINLTRAVNKRVQEENSKEGATKSGIFSPPNLTVYDASGNFAYDQVRLTRENPVAMLTLPTNEAQTFRVLANVGAEYNIIPELLLKTSFGTDISFIDETFFMPPVGLRSYASQGGIGARRNTRDQLWINETTLTYDKVFGDHALNALAGFSVQESRLEFVHGQRSNFPNNDIPYITAGGVVTGANSYPEEWAIASGFARATYIYKDKYILNANVRSDGSSRFGADNRWAIFPSFAGAWRLSEEEFLKDSKILNDLKLRASWGITGNQNIGNYASRSLYSGNSNYLGMAGFIPNILGDRDLKWETTRQWNVGIDAGFLNNRISLLADYYYKKTSDLLIGLPILTSSGYINRFTNSGDIENKGFEFELTTKNLVGEFKWTTSLNMTFNRNKVLALPEGLNEMRGGVGDLNRAIVGQPLGVFYGWQANGVNPQTGMIDYLGQDGSAVSPTDYKDHRMIGDPNPSFFGGITNNFAYKNFDLSIQGQFTYGNDIFNYNLASGLEGFNPSSNQFVDFVDRWRAPGDITDVPRPAPGDLSNGAVSSRFVEDGSFFRLRNITLGYTLSPTVAEKIKMKKLRWYVTVQNAYVFTKYRGYDPEVSSSHGGANTGLIYGYDYGSYPQPRIFTTGINMTF, encoded by the coding sequence ATGATTCACTACCTCTATCACGCGCTCTTTTTGACATGTGGTCTTCTTTTTTTTTGTCAAACAGGACGCGCAGACCTTATTGAAAACAAGTACCACAGCTCTTATTCTCTCTCGCATTCGTACTTTGCATCTGACTCTATCGAGATCCGCGGTAAGGTCACTGACTCCGCCGGAATGGCCATTGAAGGAGTTGTCGTTACTGAAAAGGGGACATCAAACAGCGGATTAACAGATCAAAACGGCGAATTTAAAATTGCAGCAGATCCTAACGGAATTCTGGTTGTTATCAAATCCGGATTTAAAAATAAAGAAGTCCATGTCAACAATCAGAGGCTTGTAGAAATCTCTTTATCCAGTGGCAAGGCCGAGGCCGAAACAGAGACAGATGCGGATTCTGTAGTGACCCGCCAGGATTCTGCAACGGTCGTACAGACTCCCGACTCTGCGGGTACAGTCAAGCCTGCCGTGACGGATAGCAGTGCTGTTAAACAGTATAGCAGTAGCCAGGTTGTATCTGGTAAACAAGCTTCAGTATCCGGAATTGTCAATGGCCCGAAAGGACCTTTGCCGGGCGTGACGGTTACTGTAGTCGGAACTAATCAGGCTACGAATACAGACGAAAGCGGTAAATTCCAGATCGCTGCCGGTCCTAAGAATAAAATAAAGTTCTCATCGATTGGTTATAAAGCCCTGACGCAGACAGTTGGCAACAGAAAGGACATACAGGTTGTACTGAGTAGTGAAACTAATGTGCTTGACTCTGTCCAGGTGGTAGCAGTAGGGTATGGGACGATGAATCGTGCTACCTTACCAAGTGCGGTATCGAGTATCGGCGCCAATGAAATCAAAGATGAAGTGTTGCCGAGTATTACTCAGGCTATTCAGGGTAAAGCGGGAGGTGTTCAAGTCACGCAGAAGTCTGGTTCGCCCGGAGGCGGTATCAGTATCCGCGTAAGGGGTACGACATCCATTAATGCGAGTTCGGATCCGCTTTATGTGGTAGACGGGATTCCGGTTAACAGCACAACAAATTTTACTGGTGGTTCTACCTTTGATTTTGGGGGAGGTACTCAGGGTATAAATGTGCTTTCATCAATCAATCCTTCCGATGTTCAGTCTATTGAAATATTAAAGGATGCGGCATCCTCCTCTATCTACGGTTCGCGAGCCGCTAACGGTGTTGTACTGATTACGACCAAAAAAGGTGTAGCCGGACAAAGTGAATTTAACTTCAATATGTATGAAGGATTTTCACAAGTACCACGTGAACGTTATTATGATTTTATGAATACGGAACAGTATCAGGATTATATGAAAGACTATTACAAAATCCTGCAGGAAAAGGATCCGAATGCAACTATTCCGGATCAGATATTTTCCAATTCCAATGTTAACACGGACTGGCAGGATGCTATTTTCAGAAATGCAGGTACCCGTAGTTACGAACTTTCTGCAAGAGGAGGAAGCGAGAAGACACAATATTATACCTCAGTTGGCTATATGAAACAGGGAGGAGTGTTGCTAGGTTCAGACTTCAATCGCCTAAGTGGTCGTATAAATCTAAATCATCAGCACAATGATAAACTTAGATTTTCTACGGCTATCAATCTGACAAGAGCAGTTAACAAACGTGTTCAGGAAGAAAACTCGAAAGAAGGAGCGACCAAAAGCGGAATCTTTTCTCCACCAAACTTAACGGTATATGACGCTTCCGGTAATTTTGCATATGACCAGGTACGCTTAACCCGTGAGAATCCTGTAGCTATGTTGACCCTTCCTACCAATGAAGCTCAAACTTTCCGTGTATTGGCAAACGTTGGTGCAGAATATAATATCATTCCTGAGTTATTACTGAAAACCAGTTTTGGGACGGATATTAGTTTTATTGATGAGACATTTTTTATGCCGCCGGTGGGACTTCGTTCGTATGCCAGTCAGGGTGGTATAGGTGCCCGTCGCAATACCCGGGATCAGCTTTGGATCAATGAGACGACGCTGACCTATGATAAAGTGTTTGGTGATCATGCCCTCAATGCATTGGCCGGTTTCTCGGTTCAGGAGTCCAGACTTGAGTTTGTGCATGGACAACGTTCCAATTTTCCGAATAATGATATTCCTTATATTACTGCAGGAGGTGTTGTTACAGGTGCAAATTCTTATCCTGAAGAATGGGCGATCGCCTCGGGGTTTGCCCGTGCAACTTATATCTATAAGGACAAATATATCCTGAATGCAAATGTTCGTTCGGATGGATCATCCCGATTTGGTGCTGACAATCGTTGGGCTATATTTCCTTCCTTTGCGGGAGCCTGGAGACTTTCGGAAGAAGAGTTTTTGAAAGATTCCAAAATACTGAATGACCTGAAGCTCCGCGCAAGCTGGGGAATTACCGGAAATCAAAATATTGGTAATTATGCCAGTCGTTCTCTGTATTCCGGAAACAGCAATTATCTGGGTATGGCTGGATTTATTCCCAACATACTGGGAGACCGTGATCTGAAATGGGAAACTACCCGTCAATGGAATGTGGGTATTGATGCGGGCTTCTTAAATAACAGGATATCGTTGTTAGCTGACTATTATTACAAGAAAACTTCCGATTTGTTAATTGGATTACCAATTCTGACCAGTTCCGGTTACATTAATAGGTTTACAAATTCGGGAGATATAGAAAATAAAGGTTTTGAGTTTGAGTTGACAACCAAAAATCTGGTTGGCGAATTTAAGTGGACGACATCTCTGAATATGACCTTTAACAGAAATAAAGTATTGGCACTACCTGAGGGACTGAATGAAATGAGAGGTGGTGTTGGTGATCTGAATCGTGCCATTGTCGGACAACCTCTTGGTGTATTTTATGGATGGCAGGCCAATGGTGTAAATCCGCAGACAGGTATGATCGATTATCTGGGACAAGATGGTTCTGCTGTCTCTCCTACAGATTATAAAGATCACAGGATGATTGGCGATCCCAACCCTTCATTTTTCGGAGGTATTACCAATAATTTCGCCTACAAAAACTTTGACTTAAGTATCCAGGGACAGTTTACTTACGGAAATGATATCTTCAATTATAATCTGGCTTCCGGATTGGAAGGCTTTAATCCGAGTTCAAATCAGTTTGTTGACTTTGTGGACAGATGGCGTGCTCCGGGCGATATTACGGATGTTCCAAGACCAGCTCCGGGTGATCTGAGTAACGGAGCCGTATCTTCCAGATTTGTGGAGGATGGTTCTTTCTTCAGACTTCGGAATATCACGTTGGGTTACACATTGTCGCCTACAGTAGCAGAGAAGATCAAAATGAAAAAACTTAGATGGTATGTCACTGTACAAAATGCATATGTATTTACCAAATACAGAGGTTATGATCCGGAGGTAAGTTCAAGTCACGGAGGAGCTAATACCGGTCTGATCTATGGATATGACTACGGTAGTTATCCGCAGCCGCGTATATTCACTACTGGTATTAACATGACTTTTTAA
- a CDS encoding RagB/SusD family nutrient uptake outer membrane protein, which translates to MKNKIILICLVTMIVTLSTSCNKFLDRDPMGQIAQDQFFNSETNANAAVLGTYRTMMNSFSFGQSIVIVPEFSAGHVRHSASFPEYQNFAEHKIQAINPWTANMWQAIYATINAANQIIEEVPDMTPTMITEEKKNIFIGEAKFIRALNYFFLVRAFNKVPLKLTYTKEGDNFDIPESGKEAIYTQIINDLTEAVAALPQANPNTGDAAKGRASYWAAKALLAKVYLYQAAITNDYKKSADLANEIITTAGFGLVTDFSTIWTTQNTNEAIFEIQFDDQATNPLAAVANDNASVLFFAKDSTIQDLYSPQDKRRAFTVKKGSKNNYFMGKFPNFSPASQNLTVIRLAEIYLIHAEAQARVDNSVSTTAYNSLKAVQDRAGVTVPISTYSNLEAFITAVQEEKEKELMFEGETWFDYSRTKLALKKYDTLTDERYLLYPIPSAQIALGTGLTQNPGY; encoded by the coding sequence ATGAAAAATAAAATAATATTAATCTGTTTGGTTACGATGATAGTCACTTTGAGTACATCGTGTAATAAATTTTTAGATCGGGACCCGATGGGGCAGATCGCACAGGATCAGTTCTTTAATTCGGAAACCAATGCAAATGCCGCCGTGTTAGGTACTTACCGTACAATGATGAATTCCTTTTCATTTGGTCAGTCGATCGTAATTGTTCCGGAATTTTCGGCGGGGCATGTCAGACATTCAGCGAGTTTTCCTGAATATCAGAACTTTGCAGAACATAAGATACAGGCTATAAATCCCTGGACGGCCAATATGTGGCAGGCGATCTATGCGACTATAAATGCAGCTAACCAAATTATTGAAGAAGTTCCGGACATGACTCCTACGATGATAACCGAGGAAAAGAAAAATATATTTATTGGTGAAGCAAAATTTATCAGGGCATTGAATTATTTTTTTCTGGTTCGGGCTTTTAATAAGGTGCCTCTAAAGCTGACCTATACCAAAGAAGGTGATAATTTTGATATTCCCGAATCCGGAAAAGAGGCAATCTATACACAGATTATTAACGATCTAACAGAGGCTGTTGCTGCGCTTCCTCAGGCTAATCCTAACACCGGTGATGCTGCCAAAGGAAGAGCTTCTTATTGGGCAGCGAAAGCTTTACTGGCAAAGGTATATTTATATCAGGCCGCTATTACGAATGACTATAAGAAATCTGCAGATCTGGCTAATGAAATCATCACAACAGCAGGATTTGGTTTAGTCACAGATTTCAGCACGATCTGGACAACACAAAATACGAATGAGGCCATTTTTGAGATTCAATTTGATGATCAGGCCACAAACCCGCTTGCTGCAGTGGCCAACGATAATGCCAGTGTGTTGTTTTTTGCTAAAGATTCGACCATTCAGGATCTGTACAGCCCGCAGGACAAGCGGAGAGCTTTCACTGTAAAAAAGGGAAGCAAGAATAATTATTTTATGGGAAAGTTTCCGAATTTCTCTCCGGCAAGCCAGAATCTGACGGTGATTCGTTTGGCTGAAATTTACTTAATCCATGCAGAGGCGCAGGCAAGGGTAGATAATAGCGTCAGTACGACTGCATACAATTCGCTAAAAGCTGTACAGGATCGTGCAGGTGTCACTGTGCCCATTAGCACTTATAGCAATCTGGAAGCATTTATTACAGCTGTGCAGGAAGAAAAGGAAAAGGAGCTTATGTTTGAAGGTGAAACCTGGTTTGACTATAGCCGGACCAAGCTGGCTCTTAAAAAATATGATACGCTGACTGATGAAAGATACCTTTTGTATCCGATTCCTTCCGCTCAGATCGCTTTGGGAACAGGGCTTACACAAAATCCCGGCTATTAA
- the rhaT gene encoding L-rhamnose/proton symporter RhaT, giving the protein MSWIAGVFFHFIGGFASGSFYVPYKRVKGWSWEAMWILGGIFSWVLVPPVAAYLTIPDFFQIITDTSSSIIGYTYLFGLLWGIGGLTYGLGVRYLGVSLGSSIILGLSMVFGALMPSIYYFFNSVPGKHGIDFFFTTNSGICVMVGLLICIVGIYLCGRAGVLKEKGLMNLSGAAQSEYKFGLGITVAIVSGILSACFNFGIEAGKPMADVANQLWKAANPGQGEFLYQNNVTYIVILWGGFTTNFIWCLYLLAKNKTFSDYTKSSAPLGKNLLLCALAGTTWYLQFFFYGMGESRLGNGASSWILHMAFIILISNAWGVILKEWKGVSKPTYRAIIAGIATIILSICIVGFAKTLE; this is encoded by the coding sequence ATGAGCTGGATAGCCGGTGTTTTTTTTCATTTTATTGGCGGATTTGCGTCCGGGAGTTTTTATGTACCCTATAAGCGGGTCAAAGGATGGTCCTGGGAGGCGATGTGGATCCTTGGAGGAATATTCTCCTGGGTACTTGTACCACCTGTAGCCGCTTATCTGACGATTCCTGATTTTTTTCAGATTATTACAGATACGTCTTCATCGATTATCGGATATACCTATTTGTTTGGTTTGCTGTGGGGAATTGGCGGACTGACCTACGGTCTTGGCGTACGCTATCTGGGCGTATCTCTGGGAAGCAGTATTATATTGGGTCTGAGTATGGTATTCGGAGCGCTGATGCCTTCGATCTATTATTTTTTTAATTCTGTTCCGGGTAAACATGGTATCGATTTCTTTTTTACTACCAATTCAGGAATTTGTGTAATGGTCGGACTTTTGATCTGTATCGTGGGTATTTATCTCTGTGGCAGGGCAGGAGTATTGAAAGAAAAAGGGCTGATGAATCTGTCAGGTGCTGCACAGTCTGAATATAAATTCGGATTAGGAATTACTGTCGCTATTGTTTCAGGTATCCTGAGTGCATGTTTCAACTTTGGAATCGAAGCGGGTAAACCTATGGCCGATGTGGCCAATCAACTTTGGAAAGCTGCAAATCCCGGCCAGGGAGAATTCCTGTACCAGAATAATGTGACGTATATCGTTATTCTATGGGGCGGTTTTACCACCAATTTTATATGGTGTCTGTATCTGTTGGCCAAGAATAAAACATTTTCTGATTATACGAAATCTTCAGCGCCGCTTGGCAAAAATCTGCTGTTGTGTGCACTGGCCGGTACAACCTGGTATCTGCAGTTTTTCTTCTATGGAATGGGAGAAAGCAGATTGGGTAACGGAGCCAGTTCCTGGATACTGCACATGGCATTTATCATTCTTATTTCTAATGCCTGGGGCGTTATTCTGAAAGAATGGAAAGGTGTCAGTAAACCTACTTACCGCGCTATTATTGCAGGTATTGCGACCATAATCCTGTCGATCTGTATCGTTGGATTTGCTAAAACTTTAGAATAA
- a CDS encoding bifunctional rhamnulose-1-phosphate aldolase/short-chain dehydrogenase produces MKTYKHVNYLWDDEKAKSLEGDEVGLLLYRSNLLGSDLRITNYGGGNTSCKVVVNDPLTGSATEVMWIKGSGGDIGTLTKSGLAALYVERLRGLKSVYRGIEHEDEMVELFNHCIYDLASKAPSIDTPLHGFLPFKHIDHLHPDAAIAIAAAKDGEKITQELFDGTIGWVDWQKPGFDLGLQLKECLDKNPSIRGIMLGSHGLFTWGDTAYESYVNTLDVIERCAAYLEDNFGKKGPVFGGQQIESLAADERVKQAAKLAPVLRGFCSSKRHMIGHFTDDDRVLEFINSNDLKRLAPLGTSCPDHFLRTKISPLVLDLGKDEDLSDTEALKARLAPAFEAYRAMYTAYYESCKHPNSPAIRDENPVIILYPGVGMFSFSKDKQTARVAAEFYINAINVMKGAEAISSYTSLPRQEAFNIEYWLLEEAKLQRMPKPKALSGKIALVTGSAGGIGKAIAKKFVNEGAVVVLNDMNAERLAAVAEEFQSTYGKDAFATVVLDVTREDQIEQALSQCALAFGGVDIVVNNAGLSISKTIEDHTEKDWDLLYNVLVKGQFFVTREAVKTMKKQAIGGDIINIVSKNALVSGPNNAGYGSAKSAQLHLSRLNAAELGPDGIRVNVVNPDAVISDSNIWANGWAEGRAKAYGITVAELPAYYANRTLLKEIILPEDIANACFAFAGGLLNKSTGNVLNVDGGVAMAFVR; encoded by the coding sequence GTGAAAACATATAAGCACGTTAATTACTTGTGGGATGATGAAAAGGCTAAATCTTTGGAAGGAGATGAAGTTGGATTATTACTGTATCGTTCCAATTTATTAGGATCCGATCTTAGAATTACCAACTATGGGGGAGGGAATACCTCATGTAAAGTCGTCGTGAATGATCCGTTGACAGGATCTGCGACAGAGGTCATGTGGATCAAAGGTTCAGGAGGTGATATTGGCACGTTGACTAAAAGCGGTCTTGCTGCCTTATATGTAGAACGACTGAGAGGGCTGAAGAGTGTATACCGCGGTATAGAGCATGAGGATGAGATGGTAGAGCTGTTCAATCACTGTATTTATGATCTGGCTTCTAAAGCGCCTTCTATCGATACACCGTTGCATGGATTTCTTCCGTTCAAACATATCGATCACTTACATCCTGATGCAGCTATTGCTATAGCTGCAGCCAAAGATGGCGAAAAGATCACACAGGAATTGTTTGACGGAACGATTGGCTGGGTGGACTGGCAAAAACCGGGATTTGATCTGGGCCTTCAGCTTAAAGAATGTCTGGATAAGAATCCTTCAATACGTGGTATTATGTTAGGTTCTCACGGTTTATTTACCTGGGGAGATACAGCCTATGAAAGTTATGTCAATACCTTAGATGTTATTGAGCGTTGTGCGGCTTATTTAGAAGATAATTTTGGTAAAAAAGGACCTGTATTCGGAGGTCAGCAAATAGAAAGTCTGGCTGCGGACGAACGTGTGAAACAAGCTGCAAAACTGGCGCCTGTATTAAGAGGATTCTGTTCAAGTAAACGTCATATGATAGGCCATTTTACAGATGATGACCGTGTACTCGAATTTATAAACTCCAATGATCTGAAACGTCTTGCGCCGCTAGGTACAAGCTGTCCAGATCATTTTTTACGCACTAAAATTTCACCTCTGGTACTGGATCTTGGGAAAGATGAAGATCTGTCCGATACAGAGGCTCTCAAAGCACGGCTTGCTCCGGCTTTTGAAGCTTACAGAGCAATGTATACTGCTTATTATGAGTCCTGTAAACATCCAAATAGTCCTGCCATACGGGATGAGAATCCGGTAATTATACTTTATCCGGGCGTAGGTATGTTTTCATTCTCAAAGGATAAGCAGACTGCACGTGTGGCCGCTGAGTTTTACATCAATGCGATCAATGTGATGAAGGGAGCGGAGGCAATTTCATCGTATACTTCTCTGCCTCGTCAGGAAGCATTCAATATCGAATACTGGTTGCTGGAAGAGGCGAAATTACAACGTATGCCGAAGCCTAAAGCGCTATCGGGTAAGATCGCTTTGGTGACTGGCAGTGCCGGTGGAATAGGCAAAGCTATAGCTAAGAAATTTGTCAATGAAGGCGCTGTTGTCGTCCTTAATGATATGAATGCAGAGCGTTTGGCGGCTGTTGCAGAAGAATTCCAATCTACCTATGGAAAAGATGCTTTTGCGACAGTTGTCCTGGATGTGACGCGTGAAGATCAGATTGAACAGGCCTTGAGTCAGTGTGCACTGGCATTCGGAGGTGTAGATATTGTTGTGAATAATGCAGGTTTATCTATTTCCAAAACTATAGAAGACCATACAGAGAAAGATTGGGATCTGTTGTATAATGTATTGGTCAAAGGACAGTTTTTTGTAACCCGGGAAGCTGTAAAAACAATGAAAAAGCAGGCTATTGGTGGTGATATTATCAATATTGTAAGTAAAAATGCTTTGGTAAGCGGACCGAATAATGCGGGATATGGAAGTGCCAAATCAGCGCAGCTTCACCTGAGCCGCTTAAATGCAGCTGAACTTGGGCCGGATGGTATCCGTGTCAATGTGGTCAATCCGGATGCCGTTATTTCAGATAGTAATATCTGGGCGAACGGTTGGGCAGAAGGCCGCGCGAAGGCATACGGGATTACGGTGGCTGAATTGCCGGCATACTATGCAAACCGTACCTTGTTAAAAGAAATTATTCTTCCGGAGGATATTGCCAATGCCTGTTTTGCTTTTGCAGGAGGCTTACTGAACAAATCTACCGGTAATGTGCTTAATGTCGACGGGGGAGTCGCTATGGCATTTGTAAGATAA